TTTCTTCCTAAAATATTATGATTTCCTTCTTCTTCCTTCTTATTTACTTTGAGAaataagtaaagtacctcatctcaacagcattattactaaagcgcagtacttgagtaaatgtacttagttacattctgcTGTTTTTTACTTGGAACAGATGAAATTAAACTTGTAGTTGTCGTCGATCATTTTGACCCACTGGTGGGTTCCATTTCTGTCCATGGCTCCAGACACGTTGCAGTCGTCCCCAGACTGGCCGGGGCCCCAGTTGGTGAAGCGGACCGTCTCGTCAGTGACCCAGAACCAAAAGTCCAGAGTGCAGGTGTAGCGCAGTCCCAGCCACACGTAGGGAGTGGAGGCCGTCTTGGCTCTCTGCTGGACCCAGAGCTGCTCGTCCTGGTTAGCGATGGAGACAAGGTCACGATAGTGATCTCTGCAGTAGTATAACACGTCCACCCAGGTCATGTTCTCCTTGATCAGGATCACTGAATCTGTCAGGGGAGAAGGGGAGTCAATCAGGGGCGGAGTCAATCAGGGGCGGAGTCAATCAGGGGCGGAGCCAATCATGGGCAGTGACCCAAATGCTCCGTCCGTGGAGACAAACACAGGACAGTTTAAATAACAGCTGTAACATTAGATTATATATTTTGTGATGAAGCaatattacacgagagggtttgatttaacgtcattattggcacgACAGTGATGCAGCTAGTATGTTTAGAGAAACTTTTACAACTTTATATATCCACCTTCCCAACAAGTTAGCATGTGGAACTAAATGGATTCCTTAGATCATCTATGTTTTAGTGATTCTTctatcttcttcatcttctttctAACTTTAAAATGGAGCTCGCTACAGCCTTTTAAAAGACAGTAAAGTCGGTCTAAAAGATGCAGTTGAAAGTAAaatctcagcagaaaactgcactttaaaatgtatctgtcGTTCtatttttagtgctgccttttatattcaactcAACATCCAATTTGTTCaacaaaagaaagttggaaatgatttcctttcatttgttttaaatctaacaagcagtttgttgtattttagcagaactgagaaaactttatctgtttatttattgtgagTTATATCATCATCAAGATATTCAACAACGATGAACCTCAGATATATGACCGTTACACCGAActgccttgcactatatttatatttatgtttatacttaaatcttaaatcttggACTATACTGATATACTTCAATtgctactgtatattttttgtaaatttgtaaattctaGTGCAGTGTTATACCGTACAGTTAACAGTACTTTCTTATATTTCTAactgtcatttctgttttttattctttaagtGGTTAAGTTAGTGTTGTacttgagagcaaagattagctggagtcaaattccttgtttgtctacgcaaacctggccaataaagttgattctgattctgactcaTACCATGCGGCCATAATTCttataataaactaataaataaagtaaatcatTAAACAGATGTAGATGTACAGTACCGTTAGATAGACTTCTGATAAACTCACCGTTGTAGCAGAAGAAGGGTTTGGTTTTATTACAGTCATCAGAGCTCCATTTTCCATCTGACGTAGTCATAGCACATGTCTTCTTAGGGTATTCTTTATGTTCATCCCAGGATCTGAAAGAGAAACTGCTCCCATCTGACCAACTCCAGTCAGAGTCTCTGAACAGGCCGATCCAGAAAGTGTTCCAGGGATAGTTTGCATGATTCGGGTGCTGTGTCTTGAAGTCTTCTAGCTGTTGGACTCCACTGATCAGGTCAGTGTAGTTTTCTCTGCAGTAGCTCTGAGCGTCTTGCCAGTTCTTCATAGATTTAATGATATAAAATGTTTGGCCGGTCTTGTTGTGTTCTGTGGAAGACACAgacaaattgttttgtttttatttagtctCATAAAATCCTACATTATTGTTCTTTCAAAACAATAATGTGATATCAATTCAGAGACTTTCATTCCCTGAAAAACTCCCCCAGaagtggtttgttccagcatcattctgacctatatttaggtttctAGTGACGCCGTTTCACAGCGTTAACCACGTGTTGAAAACCGTCaccgttacgttctctggtttagatatgcgGACGGAGAACTCTCCTGTGGGTCAGATTAAAGTCCAAGCTCCCTTGGTTCCctctaaagtaaaaaaaactctcggtttgcttttttttcttcaaacgggacatgaaccccggcctcctgggtgaaaatcctgtgtttgttcgacatttggcgctcttatacttcctcaccttacttcctgctttgctcccgtcagaactacaacggccactagagggcgccgccactagaaacatgagtataggtcagaatgatgctggaacaaaccacttCTGGGGGAGTTTTTTAGGGGAGAACAGACTCTATGCACCACATATTCTCACCTTCATAGCAGATAAATGTATAGCTGTTAGAACAAGACTCGTCAATCCATATGTCATTCCTCATCCACACACAGTTCTCCTGATTGTTTAAATTATTCGGCTCTCCTTGCGACCATTTACTCTCGTTGAACTCCACCCCTGGCTGAGACCAGCGCCATTCTCGCTGCAGCCCAATCCAGGCTCCGGCTTGAAACTTTGCAGGGTTGTGGAGtctgtgcatgtctgtctgGTTAGACACTGTGGCCAGGTCAGTGTGGTGCTTTCTGCAATACTCCTTGGCTGCTTTCCACGTCATATTCTTTCCAATGAAGTGGTAGTCACACAGCTGACCCCCAATGGAGGAACACTGACCTGATAACAGAGAAGAAACTGCAGCGATGGAGCTGAGAGCTAGACAAGCATCTGTTCATTAAAAGGTAactttgttctgtttttaaacctggactctattttcTCATTTGTGTGTCTAAGTGGCtgatgttaaagagtaagattatttttgtttaacatgaaacagccccgaaatcaccatcaccaaacccaccagacgtTAAACATCCAATATGTCATTTTCTGCCACTAGTGGTCTCTCAGTAAGGTATTAATGGATGACGCGATGCGTGAACCATTACCTCCACCgaagtccattaatacctgacaatggacacctcgaagggcattaacccgcttattttaaaaaaagtaattgtgtgcACATCCCACCTTCTGGCAGGTGCAGGACAAATTAAAGTactaaaagtgaaaaaaataaaatgtccgCAACACTGCTTTAAGCTCGCGTTTTTAATATATATGCATAGATGCAACGTTTCGACCCTATTGGGTCTTCTTCAGGCAAATGGTAAAAACATTTGATGAAGGGATATATGTAGGGCTCACATACAGCTGACACACCATCTGGCTTCAATCAGTCTGATTAGGTCTGAGCCGACCAAAAAGCCACACCCATGACAACTTCACAGAGGGTTTCATCATATACATCTCAGAAGAGGGGGGgcttttaaaatacaatatataaaaaagggtACATAATATTACTATAtccaaaaaagaagaaaaagggaaaagaaaacaaggaaaaacaTTAAATAGAGGAAACAATTCCATATAAAGCTACCACAAACAGTTAAAGAATTAATAAACATTACCCCACACATTTGTAAAATCTGCTGCATTGGTACTTGCAGAAACAGACATTAActtacaacattttttatataagAGACAAACagtatcttactctttaactaaaaggtctatctctgtagggatcctttcataatgttctcagacacttagaataataatctgagtctgtcagcggtaaAAACAGAACTTTAGTAGACGTGTATGTTTTTTATCTTATCTTGACTAAAATATAGCATCACCTCAAACATACTTAGTTCAACATTCATCTCAAGTTTCTTTTTTAGAAAGTTGTCCACATCCAGATGGGAAATACTCTCTTCTTGTAGTCCACAAAAATCACACATAAAACAACAGTAACTGATGCTAAACATTTGTCTGTTAACGTTACATTAAagccacttaaaaaaacaggaaattccaggttgaaaaaaaactaaattactgctTAAATCAAACCATATTCTTAACTGAAATGTGAGTTGGAGTTGATGAGGAGTGAGCTGTCCAGATGATCCACTTACCCATCACAATCAACACCAACAGACTCCACTGCATCTTCACCCTGTTAGATGATAATAAACAGTTATTTTTGGTATGAAATCAGGATTATTTTACACCTTTACTCACTGACTTTTGGAAAAGATGTTGAATTTACTgaagttacaacacacacacacagacacagacacacacacacacacacacacacacacacacacacaagtcaacAGTGTAACACCTTGAACTATAACATTTGCATTCATACGTTGGACTTTTTGAAtttgtgttaaaaataaatacgaaaattatataattatattcaAATGTTGGAGGAGTGAGGGCAAAACAGACAGAAGAACAGCCTGTCTTTATGTTTAGGGATACAGTGTATAACCCAGTCCCTCAGGATGCAAATCAAAGATTTAACTATTCATCACATTCAGCTGCAaagtaaagggtaactttggatATTTTTCagcctggaccctatgttcccatgtgtttgtgtctcagtgactgatgggaacaactatctttaaaaatggtccaaagcaagaaacaagctataatgtaaccctacaggacacaTGTTAGagtcagttagcgtccactaaaagttctgttattgctgctgacagactcagattattattctaagtgtctgacaacattatgaaaggatctctacagagatagaccttttagttaaagagtaagatccttttagtttaacatcaaacagccccgaaatcaccatcaccaaacccaccagactccatgtaaataatcagtacttttagcgtgtatagagccagcatattttcaccagactccatgtaaataatcaggacttttagcgtgtatagagccagcatatctccaccagactccatgtaaataatcaggacttttagcgtgtatagagccagcatatctccacatgtaaatgggtgaattaagtgtttatttaaaaaaaaaaacagagtggtgattgttggaacagtggaaagatgaaccaagacggcttttgatagttatattttgtttctgtccactttgaatgaagtgtgttacatgatgataaaagtcctgattatttacatggagtctggtgggtttggtgatggtgatggtttCATGTTAAACCCCTCTGTAAACAGAGAActtaaatgtatgtttaaaagtTCTGTGAAGGCCAATCGTTGTGGACGTTCGTCCTTAaatacactctaagaaataagtcagtaaagtgacagaaatgttcTGGCAGGTCATTACCCAGACTTTGTCCCGtactaaaaaacataaatgatgTGTGTAGGTTTCCTACAGGTTAAAATagccaacagaaaataaaaactagaaatgcggaaaaaaacgac
This sequence is a window from Sander lucioperca isolate FBNREF2018 chromosome 11, SLUC_FBN_1.2, whole genome shotgun sequence. Protein-coding genes within it:
- the LOC118496347 gene encoding macrophage mannose receptor 1-like, with product MKNWQDAQSYCRENYTDLISGVQQLEDFKTQHPNHANYPWNTFWIGLFRDSDWSWSDGSSFSFRSWDEHKEYPKKTCAMTTSDGKWSSDDCNKTKPFFCYNDSVILIKENMTWVDVLYYCRDHYRDLVSIANQDEQLWVQQRAKTASTPYVWLGLRYTCTLDFWFWVTDETVRFTNWGPGQSGDDCNVSGAMDRNGTHQWVKMIDDNYKFNFICSK
- the LOC116041481 gene encoding L-selectin-like, which codes for MVKMQWSLLVLIVMGQCSSIGGQLCDYHFIGKNMTWKAAKEYCRKHHTDLATVSNQTDMHRLHNPAKFQAGAWIGLQREWRWSQPGVEFNESKWSQGEPNNLNNQENCVWMRNDIWIDESCSNSYTFICYEGENMWCIESVLP